A genomic stretch from Terriglobus sp. RCC_193 includes:
- a CDS encoding single-stranded DNA-binding protein has translation MYKNNVQLIGFLGNDAEVRTNDNRSLTRLSLATKSSYKKHGKWIEHTEWHKCVVFGKLGEFAGALKKGAHILVEGEIRSREYDSTKTGQKESVTEIRVDSILKLDRAAKASAEDNETGDVAEDVPAEEVAA, from the coding sequence ATGTACAAGAACAACGTTCAGCTCATCGGCTTCCTCGGCAACGACGCAGAGGTTCGCACCAACGACAACCGCAGCCTTACTCGTTTGTCCCTCGCAACCAAGTCCTCCTACAAAAAGCATGGCAAGTGGATTGAGCACACCGAATGGCACAAATGCGTCGTCTTCGGGAAGCTCGGAGAGTTCGCCGGAGCCCTCAAGAAAGGCGCTCACATCCTCGTAGAGGGCGAGATCCGCAGCCGGGAGTATGACAGCACCAAGACCGGCCAGAAAGAGTCCGTCACCGAGATTCGGGTGGACTCGATTCTGAAGCTTGATCGGGCAGCCAAGGCCAGCGCAGAAGACAACGAGACCGGGGATGTCGCGGAGGACGTCCCCGCCGAGGAAGTGGCCGCTTAG